A window from Telopea speciosissima isolate NSW1024214 ecotype Mountain lineage chromosome 8, Tspe_v1, whole genome shotgun sequence encodes these proteins:
- the LOC122672880 gene encoding probable inactive receptor kinase At1g27190 → MATSRSSTRFTLLLVTSMITFSAAFEDDVKCLKGVKNSLNDPDGKLGTWNFSNTTVGYICKFVGATCWNEKENRLIGLTLPTMKLGGGIPSSLQYCQSLQNLDLSDNSLSGTIPSEICTWLPFLVTLDLSQNDLSGPIPSELVKCKYLNSLILSDNHLSGSIPYELSGLNRLKKFSVANNHLSGSIPSFLSNYDSADFDGNSRLCGSPLKSKCGALSRKNLIIIIAAGILGAFVSLLLGLALWWWCFIKSSRRRRRRRYGTGKDEDSSWAYRLRAHKFVQVSLFQKPLVKIKLVDLMAATNNFDPDNIIISTRAGTTYRAVLPDGSALAIKRFNTCKLSEKQFRSEMNRLGQLRHPNLVPLLGFCFVENEKLLVYKHMDNGTLFSLLHGSSKTNSRFNSLDWPTRLKIGVGAARGLAWLHHGCQPAFLHQNISSDVIFLDEELDARIIDFGLARLMMSSAGSNGSTFVQGHFGEFGYVAPENSSNMVPSMKGDVYGLGVVLLELVTGQKPLEVTNADEGFKGNLVDWVNQLSAAGRITDAIDKSLVGEGHDDEILQFLNVACGCVVSRPNDRSSMDQVYHSLRNIGESQDFSEQFDEFPLIFVRQDPDHLE, encoded by the coding sequence ATGGCGACATCGAGGTCTTCGACCAGGTTCACTCTTCTCCTGGTTACCTCCATGATTACCTTCTCTGCAGCCTTCGAGGATGATGTGAAGTGTCTTAAAGGTGTCAAGAACTCCCTCAACGATCCTGACGGGAAGCTTGGCACTTGGAACTTCTCCAACACTACAGTCGGCTATATCTGCAAGTTCGTCGGTGCTACATGCTGGAACGAGAAGGAGAATCGCCTTATCGGTCTGACTCTTCCTACGATGAAGCTCGGAGGAGGAATCCCTTCTTCTTTGCAGTACTGCCAGAGCCTCCAGAATCTCGATCTCTCTGATAACTCTCTTTCTGGTACGATCCCTTCTGAAATCTGCACCTGGTTGCCTTTCCTCGTAACCCTAGATCTCTCCCAGAACGATCTCTCGGGTCCTATACCTTCCGAGCTTGTCAAATGCAAGTATCTCAACAGCCTTATCCTCAGCGATAACCACCTCTCTGGTTCCATCCCTTACGAGCTCTCGGGTCTCAATCGTCTCAAGAAGTTCTCGGTTGCCAATAACCATCTCTCCGGCTCGATCCCCTCCTTCTTGTCCAATTACGACTCAGCAGACTTCGATGGCAACAGCAGACTCTGCGGCAGCCCTCTCAAATCTAAGTGCGGTGCTTTGAGTCGGAAGAACCTCATAATCATCATAGCTGCTGGTATTCTTGGTGCCTTCGTGTCACTGCTGTTAGGTCTCGCACTCTGGTGGTGGTGCTTCATCAAGTCCAGTCGTCGACGCCGCAGGAGAAGGTATGGGACTGGAAAAGATGAGGACAGCAGTTGGGCATACCGGTTGAGGGCTCACAAGTTCGTTCAAGTCTCCTTGTTTCAGAAACCCCTTGTAAAGATCAAATTGGTCGACCTAATGGCTGCGACTAATAATTTTGACCCAGATAACATTATCATCTCCACCAGGGCAGGGACTACCTACAGGGCAGTTCTGCCTGATGGATCCGCCCTTGCCATCAAACGGTTCAACACTTGCAAGCTTAGTGAAAAGCAGTTCCGCTCCGAGATGAACAGATTAGGGCAGCTCAGGCATCCGAATTTGGTGCCGCTTTTGGGGTTCTGCTTCGTTGAAAATGAGAAGCTTTTGGTGTATAAGCATATGGATAATGGGACTCTCTTCTCTCTGTTGCATGGCAGTTCTAAAACAAATAGTCGCTTTAATTCATTGGATTGGCCAACAAGGCTTAAGATTGGTGTCGGTGCGGCACGGGGTTTGGCTTGGCTTCACCATGGCTGCCAGCCCGCTTTCCTGCACCAGAACATTAGCTCTGATGTGATCTTCCTTGACGAAGAGCTTGATGCTCGTATAATAGATTTTGGGCTTGCAAGGCTCATGATGAGTTCTGCTGGCTCTAATGGGAGCACTTTTGTACAGGGACATTTTGGAGAATTTGGTTATGTGGCTCCGGAGAACTCGAGCAACATGGTTCCTTCAATGAAAGGAGATGTTTACGGGTTAGGGGTAGTACTCCTTGAGTTGGTGACTGGGCAGAAGCCTCTTGAAGTCACCAATGCTGACGAAGGATTCAAGGGCAATCTAGTAGATTGGGTCAATCAGCTATCAGCTGCTGGTAGGATCACGGATGCTATTGACAAGTCTCTCGTTGGAGAGGGCCATGATGATGAAATTCTGCAGTTTTTGAATGTTGCGTGTGGTTGTGTGGTTTCTAGGCCAAATGATAGGTCTTCTATGGATCAAGTTTACCATTCATTGCGAAATATTGGTGAGAGCCAAGATTTCTCTGAACAGTTTGATGAATTTCCACTCATCTTTGTTAGACAAGACCCTGATCATCTGGAGTAG
- the LOC122672008 gene encoding glutathione S-transferase zeta class-like produces MFVNPVLHVCSHTIKELKYKYKTVNLLKGEQFSSDFSKFNPLNYVPVLVDEGEIVISNSFAILMYLEEKYHHQRPLLPQDLQKRIINFQAANIVSSSIQPLQNVSVLKYIEEKVSPDGNFVWAQKHIRKGFVALEKLLNGFAGRYATGNEVFLADLFLAPQIHGAITRFKIDMNQFPILFRLHQAYCELPAFQAAMSEKQPDFVET; encoded by the exons ATGTTTGTAAATCCAGTTCTTCACGTTT GCTCGCATACTATAAAAGAATTGAAGTACAAGTACAAGACAGTGAACCTATTGAAAGGAGAGCAATTCAGTTCTGATTTTTCAAAGTTCAACCCTCTTAATTATGTGCCAGTTCTGGTGGATGAGGGGGAAATAGTAATTTCCAACTCTTTTGCCATCTTAATGTATTTGGAAGAGAAATATCATCATCAACGTCCATTATTACCTCAAGATCTTCAGAAAAGAATCATCAATTTCCAGGCAGCAAATATTGTTTCTTCGAGTATACAACCTCTTCAGAATGTTTCTGTTCTTAAATACATTGAAGAAAAAGTTAGTCCAGATGGAAATTTTGTTTGGGCTCAGAAACATATCAGAAAAGGTTTTGTAGCACTTGAAAAATTGTTAAATGGATTTGCTGGAAGATATGCTACAGGGAATGAAGTGTTCTTGGCAGATTTATTTCTGGCACCACAGATTCATGGAGCTATTACACGTTTTAAAATTGACATGAATCAATTCCCTATTTTATTCAGACTCCACCAGGCATATTGTGAGCTACCGGCATTCCAAGCTGCTATGTCAGAAAAGCAGCCTGATTTTGTGGAAACCTAG